The Pseudophryne corroboree isolate aPseCor3 chromosome 2, aPseCor3.hap2, whole genome shotgun sequence genome has a segment encoding these proteins:
- the LOC134990563 gene encoding paraneoplastic antigen Ma2 homolog: MATMEVINERGIYHWCIDHKVNIRCSLSMVGDFTGITNDEVITEAQKLCGVRVPLLVDKWKGATGEIRAILITTHDCLDPSLTPINVLVGGASGRRWQIMWPRSIEDNDGEAPEAGRTREETDHQGRDAPGTGDNSLPKTSLGESMEPQVESVMDKVVSQFERWHYEGGYRRLRVFSGTIPVPTGEEGYDAWREAAIQHSEEWRCPEHIKKQRIVESLRGPAMGIIHATRRSNPNATLKDYFNALDYSFGTIEDIGDILARLNHTYQEPSEPLTNFIYRLDKILYKLLDKGGIEQSEIDEQRLKHLLRGALTSSPVAQRLRCSGARARPPTLSELIKDVKLEEVQIDNREKSIKRVKVVVPAAVAPSPDATSPNERLYKLIEEQNKKLDQLITCIAVFSYQ; encoded by the coding sequence ATGGCAACAATGGAGGTCATCAATGAACGAGGCATCTACCACTGGTGTATAGACCATAAGGTTAATATACGATGCAGTCTGAGTATGGTAGGGGATTTTACAGGTATTACCAATGATGAGGTGATTACAGAAGCCCAGAAATTGTGTGGTGTAAGGGTCCCCTTATTGGTGGACAAGTGGAAGGGAGCGACCGGCGAGATTAGAGCGATACTGATAACGACACATGATTGCTTGGATCCCTCCCTAACACCGATCAATGTATTAGTAGGAGGAGCTTCGGGTCGAAGGTGGCAGATAATGTGGCCAAGGAGTATTGAAGATAATGACGGGGAGGCTCCAGAGGCTGGGAGGACGAGAGAAGAGACAGATCATCAGGGGAGAGATGCACCTGGAACAGGTGATAACTCACTGCCCAAGACATCATTAGGTGAATCCATGGAACCCCAAGTTGAATCCGTCATGGACAAAGTGGTGAGCCAATTTGAGCGGTGGCACTACGAAGGAGGATACCGGAGGCTACGGGTATTCTCGGGCACAATACCTGTACCCACTGGGGAAGAAGGCTACGATGCATGGCGTGAAGCTGCCATACAACATTCTGAGGAATGGCGGTGCCCCGAGCATATTAAGAAGCAGAGGATCGTTGAAAGCCTAAGGGGTCCCGCCATGGGGATTATACATGCTACCCGACGTAGCAATCCTAACGCAACACTGAAGGACTACTTCAATGCACTGGACTATTCATTTGGGACGATTGAAGACATAGGGGATATATTGGCCCGCTTAAATCATACTTACCAAGAACCATCGGAACCACTCACAAATTTCATATACCGGTTAGACAAAATATTGTATAAACTTCTTGATAAAGGGGGAATTGAACAGTCGGAAATCGATGAACAGCGACTTAAGCACTTATTGAGAGGGGCGCTGACTTCAAGTCCAGTAGCTCAGAGGCTTAGATGTAGTGGGGCTCGAGCTCGGCCTCCAACGTTGAGCGAATTGATCAAGGATGTGAAGTTAGAAGAAGTCCAAATTGACAATAGAGAAAAAAGTATCAAGAGAGTGAAAGTAGTAGTACCAGCTGCTGTAGCACCATCCCCCGATGCCACCTCACCAAATGAAAGACTGTATAAACTAatagaggaacaaaataaaaaactGGATCAACTGATAACGTGCATAGCAGTGTTCAGTTACCAGTGA